The following are encoded together in the Iodobacter fluviatilis genome:
- a CDS encoding substrate-binding domain-containing protein codes for MNLRELALLLNLSPTTVSRALNGFSDVSEKTRQRVTAAAERHGYQPNSTARKLALGRTDCVGMIYPLQPNDLNDPVFHAIVGGMTDQFNDAGIDLMLISADNHNELQTYQRITAGHRVDGLIVARTCVFDERLRYLQSCQFPFVAHGRSQMDTPYPWFDYDNDAGTRAAVERLLALGHKRIALISAPLALNFAMQRKQGFVAAMQAAGVTVEASLLQEGALTAQMGEALMHRLLKQSLRPTAVVVDNNLAAMGVLAALRQAELRAGTDISLIVFGGVAPELAMGQNITAIRQPDPREAGVTLASLMLARLRGEDTASLQVLWPTLLQPGTSDQVCLV; via the coding sequence ATGAATTTGCGGGAATTGGCTCTGCTATTGAACTTATCGCCAACAACGGTAAGCCGCGCCTTAAATGGCTTTTCTGATGTGAGCGAAAAGACACGGCAGCGGGTGACGGCAGCGGCGGAGCGGCATGGTTATCAGCCCAATAGCACGGCCAGAAAGCTGGCGCTGGGTCGCACCGATTGCGTAGGCATGATTTATCCGCTGCAACCTAATGATTTAAACGATCCTGTTTTTCACGCCATTGTTGGCGGAATGACCGATCAGTTTAATGATGCAGGCATCGATCTGATGCTGATTTCGGCAGATAACCACAATGAGCTACAAACCTACCAACGCATTACCGCTGGGCACAGGGTAGATGGGCTGATTGTGGCGCGTACCTGTGTATTTGATGAGCGATTACGCTATTTGCAATCGTGTCAGTTCCCTTTTGTAGCGCATGGCCGCTCGCAAATGGATACACCTTATCCTTGGTTTGATTACGATAATGATGCGGGCACGCGTGCTGCAGTTGAGCGCTTGCTGGCCTTGGGCCACAAACGCATCGCCCTGATTTCTGCACCCCTAGCGCTTAATTTTGCCATGCAGCGTAAGCAGGGCTTTGTGGCGGCGATGCAGGCAGCAGGGGTGACGGTAGAGGCCAGCTTATTGCAAGAAGGCGCGCTGACTGCGCAAATGGGCGAGGCGTTAATGCACCGTCTGCTTAAACAAAGCCTGCGGCCCACCGCCGTGGTGGTCGATAATAATCTAGCCGCGATGGGCGTGCTGGCCGCTTTGCGCCAAGCTGAACTAAGGGCAGGCACGGATATCTCCTTGATTGTATTTGGTGGCGTAGCGCCAGAGCTGGCGATGGGGCAAAACATCACTGCCATCCGCCAACCAGATCCACGCGAAGCAGGCGTCACGCTGGCCTCGTTAATGCTGGCGCGCTTACGGGGAGAAGACACTGCATCCTTACAAGTGCTCTGGCCAACGCTATTGCAACCGGGCACGAGCGATCAGGTTTGTTTGGTTTAA
- a CDS encoding ATP-binding protein: protein MILHSYSLFDKAGHLQEWNGAFAEEFSAAPLHSGMSIDAILTECQTAVLSSDLGSFYYANALFSAEGDVQLTSKGLFVRMARLSRVMVVDEVSLLRSAAMQMSNTIVAERASQEEALRRAKNESDAANHAKSQFLATMSHEIRTPLNGILGMAQLLLLDDLDKDERLSYAQIILKSGQSLLTLLNDILDLSKVEAGKFELNMSCFEPEKLIDDVLSLFAYSLTQKNISVSRSWTTPEDKPRYLGDALRLRQMLANLLGNAVKFTESGTVTVEAYESRRENDRAMLMFKVYDSGIGINPEQQLALFLPFSQIDNSNTRKYGGSGLGLSIVRELARLMEGEVGVESELGKGSCFWFCIRVALDFTEPASVSPKAGHESPAAKRSLPILVVDDNPLNLTVIKMILSKLGFALELAQNGREAIQLLADDVMPALIFMDCQMPDIDGFEATRQIRQIEIAKHRPRIPIIALSAGVFEQDRQQCIDAGMDDFLAKPINIEALQVTLKKWLTEY, encoded by the coding sequence GTGATTCTGCATAGCTATTCATTGTTTGATAAAGCCGGGCATTTGCAGGAATGGAATGGTGCGTTTGCCGAAGAGTTTTCCGCAGCACCATTGCACTCCGGCATGAGCATTGATGCCATTCTTACAGAGTGTCAAACTGCGGTTTTATCCAGTGATTTAGGCTCATTTTATTACGCCAATGCTTTGTTTTCAGCAGAAGGTGATGTGCAGCTAACAAGCAAGGGCCTATTTGTGCGCATGGCACGGTTAAGCCGAGTGATGGTGGTGGATGAAGTTAGTTTATTGCGCTCGGCCGCGATGCAAATGTCCAATACCATTGTGGCCGAACGGGCTAGTCAGGAAGAGGCTTTGCGGCGGGCCAAAAATGAGTCTGACGCGGCAAATCACGCAAAAAGTCAGTTTTTAGCCACCATGAGCCATGAAATCCGTACCCCACTTAATGGCATTTTGGGTATGGCGCAGCTGCTTTTGTTGGATGATCTGGATAAAGATGAGCGGCTGAGTTATGCGCAAATTATTTTAAAATCAGGTCAAAGCTTATTAACGCTACTTAACGATATTTTGGATTTATCTAAGGTAGAAGCGGGTAAATTTGAGCTTAATATGTCTTGTTTTGAGCCAGAAAAGCTCATAGACGATGTACTGTCTTTGTTCGCCTACAGCCTTACACAAAAAAATATCAGCGTGAGCCGCAGCTGGACTACGCCAGAGGATAAGCCCCGTTATCTGGGCGATGCATTACGTTTACGGCAGATGTTGGCTAATTTGCTGGGTAATGCGGTGAAATTTACAGAGTCTGGCACGGTGACGGTGGAGGCTTACGAAAGCCGCCGCGAAAACGACCGCGCCATGCTGATGTTTAAAGTTTATGACTCGGGTATTGGCATTAACCCAGAGCAGCAATTGGCACTATTTTTGCCTTTTTCTCAGATTGATAATAGCAATACGCGTAAATACGGTGGCAGTGGGCTGGGGCTATCTATCGTGCGTGAATTGGCTAGGTTAATGGAAGGTGAGGTAGGGGTGGAAAGCGAGCTGGGTAAGGGCTCTTGTTTTTGGTTTTGCATCCGAGTGGCGCTGGATTTTACCGAGCCCGCCAGCGTATCCCCTAAGGCGGGCCATGAAAGCCCTGCTGCAAAGCGCTCGCTGCCTATTTTGGTGGTCGACGATAACCCACTCAATTTAACCGTTATTAAAATGATTTTATCTAAGCTGGGCTTTGCGCTGGAGCTGGCTCAGAATGGCCGCGAAGCGATTCAGCTGCTTGCCGATGACGTGATGCCTGCTCTTATTTTTATGGATTGCCAGATGCCTGATATTGATGGCTTTGAGGCAACACGGCAGATTCGGCAAATAGAAATCGCGAAACATCGCCCCCGCATCCCTATTATTGCCTTAAGCGCGGGTGTGTTTGAGCAAGATCGCCAACAGTGCATAGACGCAGGGATGGATGATTTTCTTGCCAAGCCTATTAATATCGAGGCACTGCAAGTTACGCTCAAAAAATGGTTGACGGAATACTAG
- a CDS encoding 5-methyltetrahydropteroyltriglutamate--homocysteine methyltransferase: MSIKTESIGSIPRSAKLQRALVLHAKGELGDAEMEVFYDEAVKETVKKLEAIGSPVLGDGEQRKTHGFATYGVEGNENMAPDGLCIPFHDGHIRQLPRLTRGPFRFARFAHETIALARQYTQKPFKQAIISASALSLLYPAQGLADYPRDEFVTDLLAEQEKEIRGCFAQGASKVQLDFTEGRLSVKLDPSGHILRSFIDINNMLLDRFSPEERQKIGIHTCAGSDHDSTHSADVDYAELLPGLFEIKAGCFYIALACEKDPERVLKIIQQYRKPDQVIFVGVIDVIDPQIETPQMVCDRVLQAARYIPHPYLATTDDCGFSPFCDDISTSRETAFAKIAARIEGTALAARQLGYA; encoded by the coding sequence ATGAGTATTAAGACTGAATCCATAGGCAGTATTCCGCGGTCGGCCAAATTACAACGCGCTCTGGTTTTGCACGCTAAGGGTGAGCTGGGCGATGCTGAAATGGAGGTCTTTTACGATGAAGCCGTTAAAGAAACGGTGAAGAAGCTAGAGGCCATTGGCTCTCCTGTGCTGGGCGATGGTGAACAGCGTAAAACCCATGGTTTTGCCACATATGGGGTTGAGGGCAATGAAAATATGGCCCCAGATGGTTTGTGTATTCCTTTTCATGACGGGCACATTCGCCAGCTGCCACGCTTAACCCGTGGGCCTTTTCGTTTTGCGCGTTTTGCGCACGAAACCATCGCTCTGGCTCGTCAATATACTCAAAAGCCTTTTAAGCAAGCCATTATTTCGGCCTCGGCACTGAGCCTGCTTTATCCCGCTCAGGGGCTCGCTGATTACCCACGGGATGAGTTTGTAACTGATTTATTGGCAGAACAAGAAAAAGAAATTCGCGGCTGTTTTGCCCAAGGCGCAAGTAAAGTACAGCTTGATTTTACTGAGGGGCGGCTCTCAGTAAAGCTAGATCCTAGTGGGCATATTTTGCGTAGCTTTATTGATATCAATAATATGTTGCTTGATCGGTTTAGCCCTGAAGAGCGGCAAAAAATTGGCATTCATACCTGCGCCGGCAGCGATCATGATTCCACCCATAGTGCTGATGTGGATTACGCCGAATTATTGCCTGGCTTATTTGAAATTAAAGCGGGGTGTTTTTATATTGCGCTGGCTTGTGAGAAAGATCCTGAAAGAGTGCTGAAAATTATTCAGCAGTATCGTAAGCCTGATCAAGTGATTTTTGTGGGAGTGATCGATGTGATTGATCCGCAAATTGAAACCCCACAAATGGTATGCGACAGAGTCTTGCAAGCTGCGCGTTACATCCCGCACCCTTATCTGGCAACGACCGATGATTGTGGCTTTTCGCCATTTTGCGATGACATTAGCACCAGCAGGGAAACCGCTTTCGCAAAAATTGCCGCCCGTATTGAAGGCACCGCACTTGCGGCGCGTCAGCTAGGCTACGCCTGA
- a CDS encoding phospholipase A: MKLPQNTLCLSALFFSTVACSSLAQVEATTVGDCRKITGRVERLACYDLLAERFDKPEASAAASLVPSLNVAEAPKVELKRADPSAVSAIDAAWGFDPLSDPYKISFFRENYFLLGRYSNNPNNAPYRASFNEQYDLDQVEAKFQLSFKNRIWTTDDRRWGLWAAYTQQSHWQLYNSEVSRPFRDSNYMPELIVSYRPNLDLGAGFKWMLLNGGVIHESNGRSDSVSRSWNRLYSEVGIEKGNLALFGTVWYRVKENADTDDNPDIVDYLGHGKLSAVYRWQGNSFTGELRGNLSTGKGAIKAGWFTPPVIGPLRAYVQIFSGYGESMIDYNWKQTTIGVGFAINDGF; encoded by the coding sequence ATGAAATTGCCACAGAATACGCTTTGCCTTAGTGCTTTGTTTTTTTCTACGGTGGCTTGCAGCAGCTTGGCTCAAGTTGAAGCAACAACGGTGGGTGATTGCAGAAAGATCACAGGCAGAGTAGAGCGCTTGGCTTGTTATGATTTATTAGCGGAGCGTTTTGATAAGCCAGAGGCTTCTGCTGCGGCTAGCTTAGTGCCTTCTTTAAATGTGGCGGAAGCGCCTAAAGTGGAGCTGAAACGCGCTGACCCAAGTGCCGTGTCAGCGATTGATGCCGCTTGGGGTTTTGATCCTTTATCTGACCCATATAAAATATCATTTTTTAGAGAGAATTATTTTCTGCTTGGGCGTTACTCAAATAACCCTAATAATGCTCCTTATCGTGCTTCTTTTAATGAGCAATATGATTTAGATCAGGTTGAAGCAAAGTTTCAGTTGAGTTTTAAAAATCGCATTTGGACGACGGACGATAGGCGTTGGGGTTTATGGGCGGCGTATACTCAACAAAGTCATTGGCAATTGTATAATAGCGAAGTTTCACGTCCATTTCGTGATAGCAATTATATGCCTGAATTAATTGTGAGCTACCGACCAAATCTAGATTTAGGTGCGGGCTTTAAATGGATGCTATTAAATGGTGGGGTTATCCATGAATCTAATGGCCGCTCAGACTCCGTTTCACGTAGTTGGAACCGGCTTTATTCTGAAGTGGGCATTGAAAAAGGCAATCTAGCTTTGTTTGGTACGGTTTGGTATCGGGTCAAAGAAAATGCTGATACCGATGATAACCCTGATATTGTTGATTATTTAGGGCATGGAAAACTAAGTGCAGTTTATCGTTGGCAGGGCAATAGTTTTACGGGTGAGCTGCGGGGCAATCTAAGTACCGGCAAAGGGGCTATTAAGGCTGGCTGGTTTACGCCTCCGGTGATTGGGCCGTTACGTGCTTATGTACAGATTTTTAGTGGCTATGGCGAAAGCATGATTGATTACAATTGGAAGCAAACCACAATTGGCGTTGGATTTGCAATTAATGATGGCTTTTAA
- a CDS encoding Asd/ArgC dimerization domain-containing protein translates to MATKPLSLAVIGANSTSGETLLEVLGATSQSFSTFFPLALEDEGEMVEFRGQDFPILALDEFNWQVPDLVVFCGEDTAAAAQYAAIAAEAGAAVVDLSGGADAPLAEADARLKKGGVARLPHQVTTILLPVLKALAKAAPFSGLTVTAMLSVSQDGKPAIDELSEQTRALFAQSEVQSHVYPKRMAFNLHPVAGAVDEYGASVEEQRIINEVASVFADVPMSLTCARVPMFFGHGISLNVRFAEDISLNALKEALSNAEGVYFLEAQGGAGLATPQDVIGGDKVWVSRVRASGQGVSLWLAGDNTRLGAMAVLRLLGAAA, encoded by the coding sequence ATGGCAACAAAACCACTTTCTCTGGCGGTCATCGGCGCTAATAGCACTTCAGGTGAAACCTTATTGGAGGTGTTGGGTGCAACGTCCCAGTCATTCTCTACTTTTTTCCCTTTAGCGCTTGAAGATGAAGGCGAGATGGTGGAGTTTCGCGGCCAAGATTTCCCTATCCTTGCCTTAGACGAATTTAACTGGCAAGTGCCAGATCTGGTGGTGTTTTGTGGCGAAGATACTGCTGCCGCAGCGCAATACGCCGCGATAGCGGCCGAAGCCGGTGCGGCCGTGGTGGATTTAAGCGGTGGCGCGGATGCGCCATTGGCAGAAGCAGATGCTCGATTAAAGAAAGGTGGCGTGGCACGTTTGCCGCATCAAGTCACCACCATTTTGTTGCCGGTGCTCAAAGCCTTGGCTAAAGCTGCTCCGTTCTCAGGCTTAACCGTTACGGCAATGCTATCGGTTTCTCAAGACGGAAAGCCTGCAATTGATGAGCTATCTGAGCAGACCCGCGCCCTGTTTGCCCAAAGTGAAGTGCAGAGCCATGTTTATCCAAAACGTATGGCGTTTAATTTGCATCCCGTAGCGGGTGCTGTCGATGAGTACGGCGCAAGTGTGGAAGAGCAGCGCATTATTAATGAAGTTGCCAGCGTTTTTGCTGATGTGCCAATGTCCTTAACTTGTGCCCGCGTGCCGATGTTTTTTGGCCACGGTATCAGCTTAAATGTACGTTTTGCTGAAGATATCAGCTTAAATGCCTTAAAAGAGGCATTAAGCAATGCAGAAGGTGTGTACTTCTTAGAAGCGCAGGGCGGCGCTGGCCTTGCTACACCACAGGACGTAATTGGTGGCGATAAAGTTTGGGTAAGCCGCGTGCGTGCCAGTGGTCAAGGGGTGTCCTTGTGGTTAGCTGGGGATAATACTCGTCTCGGGGCAATGGCAGTGCTGCGTTTATTAGGCGCAGCGGCTTAA
- the leuB gene encoding 3-isopropylmalate dehydrogenase, producing MKIAVLPGDGIGPEIIREARKVLEVLQQEGLAMELTEAPLGGAAYDQYGSPYPEATQKLAREADAVLLGAVGGPAYDNLDRPLRPERGLLAIRKDLQLFANLRPAILYPELANASTLKPEVVSGLDIMIVRELTGDIYFGQPRGIRTNEAGEREGFNTMLYAESEVRRIAHVAFNIAMKRNKKLCSVDKANVLETTEFWKEIMIDVAKEYPEVTLTHMYVDNAAMQLVRNPKQFDVMVTGNIFGDILSDEASMLTGSIGMLPSASLDKNHKGLYEPSHGSAPDIAGKNIANPLATILSVAMMMRYSFNLDAVALRIESAVKKVLADGLRTADIYEEGTRKVSCSEMGDAVVAAL from the coding sequence ATGAAGATTGCAGTATTGCCAGGCGATGGCATTGGCCCAGAAATTATCAGAGAAGCCCGCAAGGTATTGGAAGTGCTGCAGCAAGAAGGCCTAGCGATGGAGCTGACCGAAGCGCCGCTGGGCGGTGCCGCCTACGATCAATACGGCTCGCCTTATCCAGAAGCCACCCAAAAACTAGCACGGGAAGCCGATGCGGTGTTGCTGGGGGCGGTGGGCGGCCCTGCTTACGACAATTTGGATCGGCCTTTGCGCCCAGAGCGCGGCCTACTGGCGATTCGTAAAGACTTGCAATTATTTGCCAATCTACGCCCAGCTATTTTGTACCCAGAGCTGGCGAATGCCTCTACGCTTAAGCCTGAAGTGGTGAGCGGCCTAGATATTATGATTGTGCGCGAGCTGACCGGTGATATTTACTTTGGCCAGCCCCGTGGTATTCGCACGAATGAAGCCGGTGAGCGTGAGGGCTTTAATACCATGCTCTATGCCGAGTCTGAAGTGCGCCGTATCGCGCATGTGGCATTTAATATCGCCATGAAACGCAATAAAAAATTGTGTTCGGTGGATAAAGCTAATGTGCTAGAAACCACTGAATTTTGGAAAGAAATCATGATTGATGTGGCCAAGGAATATCCTGAAGTTACGCTTACTCATATGTATGTAGATAACGCAGCTATGCAGCTGGTGCGTAATCCTAAGCAGTTTGATGTGATGGTCACCGGCAATATTTTTGGCGATATCTTAAGTGATGAAGCCTCTATGCTAACTGGCTCGATCGGCATGTTGCCTTCGGCGTCTTTAGATAAAAATCACAAAGGTTTGTACGAACCTAGCCATGGCTCTGCACCGGATATTGCGGGCAAAAATATTGCTAATCCACTGGCGACTATCTTATCGGTGGCCATGATGATGCGTTACAGTTTTAATCTGGACGCGGTTGCCTTAAGAATTGAAAGTGCCGTGAAAAAAGTATTGGCCGATGGTCTGCGCACGGCCGACATTTATGAAGAAGGCACCCGTAAAGTCAGCTGCTCAGAAATGGGCGATGCCGTGGTGGCGGCACTGTAA
- a CDS encoding DUF1653 domain-containing protein: protein MSNIENGIYQHYKGPLYQVIGLAKHSETEEEMVVYRCLYGDFDLWVRPLTMFTEILIIDGERIPRFRWHSK, encoded by the coding sequence ATGAGCAACATCGAAAACGGCATTTACCAGCATTATAAAGGCCCGCTTTATCAAGTGATTGGCCTAGCTAAACACAGCGAAACCGAGGAAGAAATGGTGGTTTACCGCTGCCTTTATGGCGACTTTGATCTTTGGGTGCGGCCTTTAACCATGTTTACTGAAATACTGATCATTGATGGTGAACGCATTCCACGCTTTCGCTGGCATTCTAAGTAA
- a CDS encoding outer membrane protein OmpK, translated as MKLRNILVGASILATPAAFAGNDWSFKNVSVNYLDWSNGTEQRTNAGAFAGKKDFTLLEIEGGFGGDWGEAYGFFDVENPTKGTDERDSRENRRLVAKAVGRFNLVQLGSVPLQAYVHIYDLRDTGSSFFSQNRVLGLGTSLSNGNFWIKPFIGGHQQFESNIGAHANGVMAGYVAGYSFQMFGQSFMATQWHETEFNRDDKYLTMGSPAGGVTKGNATGQNGAVSLWWNVSKEFTTGVQYRYADQKLGSASYQNAMIYTAKYNF; from the coding sequence ATGAAACTTCGCAATATCTTAGTCGGAGCCAGCATTTTGGCTACTCCTGCCGCCTTTGCTGGCAATGACTGGTCATTTAAAAATGTCAGTGTCAACTACTTAGACTGGTCTAATGGTACTGAGCAACGCACAAATGCAGGTGCATTTGCCGGTAAAAAAGACTTTACCTTGCTAGAAATTGAGGGTGGTTTTGGTGGCGATTGGGGCGAGGCATATGGTTTTTTTGATGTAGAAAACCCAACAAAGGGGACTGACGAAAGAGACTCACGTGAGAATCGTCGTCTTGTTGCAAAGGCAGTGGGTCGTTTTAATTTAGTGCAGTTAGGTTCAGTACCGCTTCAGGCTTACGTACATATTTATGATTTGCGTGATACTGGTTCATCATTCTTTAGCCAAAATCGCGTACTGGGCTTAGGAACTAGTCTTTCAAATGGCAATTTCTGGATTAAGCCGTTTATTGGTGGTCATCAGCAGTTTGAGAGCAATATTGGCGCGCACGCTAATGGCGTGATGGCGGGTTATGTTGCTGGCTATAGCTTTCAAATGTTTGGTCAATCATTTATGGCTACACAATGGCATGAAACAGAGTTTAATCGTGATGATAAATACTTGACCATGGGTAGCCCCGCAGGTGGCGTAACGAAGGGTAATGCGACCGGCCAAAATGGTGCGGTTTCACTTTGGTGGAATGTCAGTAAAGAATTTACCACGGGTGTGCAATACCGTTATGCCGATCAAAAGCTAGGTTCAGCTTCTTACCAAAATGCTATGATCTACACAGCAAAATACAATTTCTAA